From Oryctolagus cuniculus chromosome 17, mOryCun1.1, whole genome shotgun sequence, a single genomic window includes:
- the LOC127489830 gene encoding LOW QUALITY PROTEIN: leucine-rich repeat-containing protein 37A2-like (The sequence of the model RefSeq protein was modified relative to this genomic sequence to represent the inferred CDS: inserted 1 base in 1 codon), with product MKILQARKNNTSKQLTIEPGNPVSERNSVDFPGRMSEQRDFNNESDIISALNYILPYFSEENLQNVESTLLPFITLLFSNVQDRDKSLSYVKTHIRRPSHPYRNKLRKPYFLQNLLDEEIQEKIDEVKKEEKAMLMQPILLGHQFNPQILQKKSETAPSQENSLATMPSVGYRLQRVKKVIKGPKGLRERHLQEMRKSLGRRRGTWPFAESIGGRRLGRAGSRELKELQVAQRPRQVAGNSLHMEPLLTKEREAAAPSFLKKHILGRPSTSPAKSLXINNKGKDLTYTIFVLEDANARAKNKAAGKPISHSRQNYRFHKTRSHLVLRTPKAKLSRKFRRKNSLNRQMAGKRPPFPALRSLINSPSGEAFSSPGGLHSQGSPPLREPSIEDTREENHSRGRVFKENVLTENTTAHEETLPGDKMHTDPSATDSAGTEFNLMPTVDQTKETQWEYPSEGTEAPTMPVGFTYPVMLSQGEQFEIQLNQQLQSLIPNTDVRRLISHVIRTLKMDCSEAQVQLPCAKLISRTGILMKLLSEQQEEKIAKEEWDTEQWRTETYINESTEAPSGQKEQESSKVRTGDLHFPIT from the exons atgaagatattgcaagcccggaagaacaacaccagcaagcagctgactattgagccagggaacccagtatcagagagaaacagcgtggacttcccaggccgcatgagtgaacagcgggacttcaacaatgaaagtgacattattagtgcactgaattacatattgccttatttctcagaggaaaatctacaaaatgtagaatcaacattattaccattcattacactgcttttttcaaatgtgcaagatagagataagtccctgagctacgtgaaaacccacataagaaggccctctcatccttacagaaataagttgagaaagccctattttctacagaatttgttagatgaagaaattcaagaaaaaatcgatgaggttaagaaggaagaaaaggccatgcttatgcagcctatcctgttaggtcatcaatttaaccctcaaatcctccaaaagaaatcagaaactgccccgtcacaggagaacagcctggcaaccatgccaagtgtggggtacaggctgcagagagtgaaaaaagtcatcaaggggccaaagggcttacgggaaaggcacctccaggagatgaggaagagcctcgggaggagacggggcacctggccctttgcggagagcattgggggaagaaggcttgggagagcaggctccagggagctgaaggagcttcaagtggctcagaggcccaggcaggtggccggaaactccttgcacatggagcccttgctcacaaaggaacgtgaggctgcagccccctctttcctgaagaaacacatcctgggcaggccttctacctcccctgcaaaatctc agatcaacaacaaaggaaaagacttaacctacaccatttttgtcttagaagatgccaatgctagagctaaaaataaggcggcagggaaaccaatctCGCATTCCAGACAAAATTACCGCTTTCACAAAACtcgctctcacctggtcctccgaacccccaaggccaaactgagtcggaagttcagaaggaaaaattccctcaacaggcagatggctgggaagaggcctccgttccctgcactgcggagtctcataaactccccctccggagaggctttctcatcccctggaggcctgcattctcaggggagtcctcctctgagagaaccttctatagaagacactagggaggaaaaccattccAGAGGGcgtgttttcaaagaaaatgttttgacagaaaacaccactgcacatgaagaaacgctccctggcgacaaaatgcacacagatccttcagctacagattctgctgggaccgagttcaacctaatgccgactgtggaccaaaccaaggaaacacagtgggaataccccagcgagggcactgaagcccccaccaTGCCCGTAGGCTTCACCTACCCTgtgatgctgtcccagggagaacagtttgaaattcagctgaatcagcagctacagtccctcatccccaacactGACGTGAGAAGGCTCATTTCTCATgtcatccgcactctgaaaatggactgctctgaggcccaggtgcaactgccctgtgccaagctcatctccagaacaggcatcctgatgaagctcctcagtgagcagcaggaagaaaagatagccaaggaagaatgggacacagagcagtggaggactgagacctatatcaatgagagtacagaagccccgagtggacagaaagagcaggagtcgagtaaggtgaggacaggagatctgcactttcccatcacttag